The Desulfurispira natronophila genome window below encodes:
- a CDS encoding segregation and condensation protein A, which yields MYTVSVHDFEGPMDLLLHLIYKNEMDITSISISTIADEYLHHIETMQDLALDVCGEFFVLASTLALIKSRTLLAQSESAPDTVTEELVQKLREYKKYRDVCVALDAMEEQASMVLSRGTTPDVTQEVEADIEVNFDLYDILRSYTQVMDRYHTRKKHEVTLSSINLMEFMEGVSLHIESAGQTCFRYLSSLCDNRLEVIVTFISLLELARLGRIELEIVGGDIQCRAIRVTRQAS from the coding sequence ATGTATACGGTAAGCGTACACGATTTTGAAGGTCCAATGGACCTGTTGCTCCACCTCATCTATAAAAACGAGATGGACATTACCAGTATCAGCATAAGTACGATTGCCGATGAGTATCTGCATCATATCGAGACCATGCAGGATTTAGCCCTGGATGTATGTGGCGAATTTTTTGTTTTGGCATCCACGCTGGCACTTATCAAGAGCAGGACTTTGCTGGCGCAGAGCGAGAGCGCTCCCGACACGGTAACAGAGGAGCTGGTGCAAAAGCTTCGGGAATACAAAAAGTACCGGGATGTCTGTGTTGCTCTGGATGCTATGGAAGAGCAGGCCTCCATGGTGCTGAGCCGAGGTACAACCCCTGATGTCACCCAGGAAGTTGAAGCAGATATAGAAGTTAATTTTGACCTGTACGATATACTACGCTCCTATACTCAGGTAATGGATCGTTACCATACCCGTAAGAAACATGAAGTAACTCTCTCCAGCATCAATCTTATGGAGTTTATGGAGGGCGTATCCCTGCATATTGAAAGTGCAGGGCAAACCTGTTTCCGGTATCTGAGCTCACTGTGTGACAACAGGCTGGAAGTGATCGTTACATTTATATCTTTGCTTGAGCTGGCTCGGTTGGGTCGCATAGAGCTGGAAATTGTAGGAGGTGACATACAGTGTCGAGCCATCAGGGTGACCCGGCAAGCCTCTTGA